A segment of the Pedobacter faecalis genome:
TTTAGAATGCGTACTTGTTGCCGGATGGGTGGCAATAGAACGTGTATCGCCCAGATTAGCAGAAATAGAAAACATCTTCAGTTTATCCATAAAAGCACTTGCCGCTGCGGCACCACCGCTCACCACAAGGGTTACAATGCCACCGCCGAGCTTCATTTGCTTTTTCGCGATCTCGTATTGCGGATGCGATTTAAGGAAAGGGTACATCACCCGGTCAATTTTCGGATGCTCCTCCAGGAACTCAGCCACTTTCAAGGCGTTTTCGCAATGCCTGTCCATGCGTACCGCCAATGTCTCCAAACTTTTAGAGAGTACCCAGGCGTTAAAAGGCGACATCGACGGTCCGCTATGCCGTGCAAAACCTTCAATCTCCTTAATCAAAGCCTTAGAACCAAGGATAATACCGCCAAGTGTACGGCCTTGTCCGTCAATAAACTTTGTTGCAGAATGTATGGAAATATCTGCCCCAAGCCTGATAGGCTGCTGCAGATAAGGGGTTGCGAAACAGTTATCCACTACCAGTAAAGCATTGTGCTTTTTAGCAAAGCCAGCCAGCCACTCAAGGTCAATAATGTCTATGCCCGGATTGGATGGAGTTTCCACGAAAATAATCCGCGTATTGGGCTTTACGCCGCTTTCCCATTGTTCAGGTTTATCAAGATCGGCATAGGTATAGGTAACACCCCATTTCGAAAACACATTATTCAGCAGTTGATGCGTAGAACCAAACACAGAGCGACTGGAAAGCACATGATCGCCCGATTTCAGGAAGGCCGCAAAGGTTGTAAAGATCGCCGCCATACCACTTGCAGTAGCCCAGCCGGTCTCCGACCCTTCCAGCGCTGCCATTTTTCCGATCAGTTCGTCGGTATTTGGATTGGCATAACGGCTGTATACATTGCCCTCCTTCTCGTTTGCAAACAAAGCCCGCATATCTTCAGCATCGTCAAACTTATAGCTTGAGGTAAGATAGAGCGGAACAGAGTGTTCTTTATACTGGCTTCTTTCGGCCTGTAAACGAATGGCAAGGGTTTCAAAGTTTTCTTCCTGCATGGGTATTACTGATGTATAGTGTATGTATATTTTAATTGTGCCGAGCGTTCCAGTATGTTGGCCACCGAGCAATATTTCTCAAAAGTCATGCTTAAGGCACGCTCTACTTTCTGTGCGCTGAGCGACCCGTATAAGTCGAAGTGTATGTTGACCGTTTCAAATATAGAAGGGATTTCCTCTCGGCGCTCTGCGCGGATCGCAATCTTGATATCGTTAAGTTCCTCTTTCTGTTTCGCAAGGATGTTGACCATATCTATACCGCTGCAGCCGCCCAGACCGATCAGCAGCATCTCCATGGGCCTGAAACCCTTGCCTTCGCCACCTATCTCGGTCTTGGCATCCAGTTCTACCGAAAAACCGCCCGAATTTTGTGCTTCGAAATTAAACTTACCGCTTTTCCTTATCAGATTGATTTCCATATATGCTTTGTCAAACGTTGTAAAATACTTTGTACTGGCCTTCCAGTTCCGGAAGGGATACCGGATGGTCGAACAGCCCGAATACAGAAGAACCACTCCCGCTCATGGATGCAAATGTAGCGCCCGCGGCGTAAAGTTTTGTCTTAATTTGTTCAATTTCAGGGTATCGTTCAAAAACACTGGTCTCAAAATCATTTTTGATATGCCCAGCCCAACTGCTCAGCGGCAGCTCAATAAGTTCCCGCAGCGCATGTGCTGGTTCCTGAGGGCGAACACCTGCATATGCCGTTGCCGTAGAAACATGTATTTCAGGCTGGATCAAAACGATGAAGCGGTCGGAAAGATCCAGTTCAACAGGACTGAACTCATCGCCTTTGCCAGTAGCGTACACAGGCTTATTTTCAATAAAAAAAGCACAATCTGCACCTAGCGGACGAACATATTCTACCAACTGCGCTGTAGTTAGACCAAGCTTGAATTTATCATTGACGAGCTTCATTAAAAAGGCGGCATCGGAAGATCCCCCGCCCAGTCCGGCACCAACCGGAATGTTTTTTAGCAGGGTAATGCGTTGCGGCGGAATCTCGAAATGAGCCTTCAAGCACTCATAGGCTTTCAGACAGATATTTTCGCTTTGGCTGCCTGGTATTGCGATGCCGTACGATTCGAAAGTAGTCTCAGGAGCATCGGTGATTTCTACCACATCATAGATCTTCACCGGATAGAATACCGTCTGAAGCTCGTGATAACCATCCGGTCGTTTACCGGTGACATTGAGCCCCAGATTAATCTTAGCATTGGCAAAAGCGAGCATAGGGCAAACATACCAAAAATTAAAACTACGGTACAAATGCGCGGTCAAAATAACTGAAGACCCAGTCAAAATAACTGAATTATTGAGAAGCGCATAGGCTAACTTTGGATTTGAAACAACCCACAATGAGATATATAAGTACCCTCGGCCTTTTATTTGCCCTTCTCGCCCTGCCCTTTGGTATGCGTGCTCAAGTTAAAAACAAACTCCTCACAGGTTCAGACCTGAAGTTGTGGGACAGTAAGCCGGCGGGCGACTGGATGACGGAGGCCTACCCCATGGGCAACGGCCGCATCGGGGGAATGGTGTTCGGCGGTATAACATCCGACCGTATACAGTTCAATGAGATCAGTCTTTGGACCGGCGATGAGCAGGAAACTGGTGCCTACCAAGCATTCGGGGATATCCTGATCAATCTGAACACACAGCGGCAGGGCGAAGCACAAGGCTACCGCAGGGAACTGGATATACGCAATGCTGTGCAAACGGTTTCTTATACGCTTGGCGATACACACTTTAAACGGGAATACTTTTGCAGCTTTCCGGACAGCGTAATAGCCATATCGTTTACGGCCAGCAAGAAGCAGGCGTATAGCGGCACTATCACCTTAAAAGATGCACATGAAGCAACCGCAATTGTAAGCGGCGGGCAACTCATCATTAAGGGAAAGCTGGAAAATGGCATGGCATACAGCGCACGGCTCCTGCTTAAAGCCGAAGGCGGATCGGTATCTGCGGACAGGGGCGCCAAAGGCAACGCTGAATTGCGTTTCGACAAGGTAAATAGCTTTACCATCCTTATGTCGGCGGCTACCGACTACAGCAATAAGCGCAGCAAGAACTGGAAGGGCGAGTTGCCGGAGATAAAGCTCGACCGGATCTTCCGGAAAACTTCAGAAAAATCCTTCAGGCAGATAAAAGATCGTCATATCCGCGACTACCAGTCTCTGTTCGGCCGTTTTCGCCTCGACCTGGGTTCGAGTTCAGCGGACATCCTTGCCAGGCCTACCGTGCAGCGACTCAGCGACTACAAGAACAACCCTGATCCACAACTGGAAGCGCTTATTGCGCAGTACGGCCGTTACCTGCTCATCAGTTCGTCGAGAAAAGGCGGATTGCCAGCAAACTTGCAGGGGTTATGGAACCACAGCAACAATCCGCCCTGGCGCTCCGACTACCACTCCAACATCAATATACAAATGAATTACTGGCCGGCAGAGCCGACTAACCTTTCAGAATGCCATATCCCCTATCTCGATTACATCAACAGCATGCGTGAGGTAAAGAAAGCAAATACCCAAAAGCAATATCCTGGCGTTAGGGGCTGGACGGTAAAAACAGAGAACAACATTTTTGGCGGAGAAAGCTTTTCGTGGAATACGCCTGGAAGCGCCTGGTATGCACAGGCGATATGGGAACACTATGCCTTTACACGAGATACCGGTTACCTGAAAAACTTTGCCTACCCGATCATTAAAGAGATTGCGGAATTCTGGGACGACCACCTTAAACGTCGCGACAACGGGACACTGGTTGCCCCCATGGGCTGGTCGCCCGAACACGGCCCAACAGAAGATGGGGTCTCGCACGACCAGCAGATTGTTTGGGATTTGTTTACCAATTACATCGAGGCAGCTGATGTGCTTAGCGCCGATAAGCCCTATCGCGATCGTATTGCCGATATGCGAGAGCGACTGCTTAAGCCCAAAATCGGCAAATGGGGCCAGCTGCAGGAATGGGAAACCGACCGCGACGACCCGAACGATAAGCACCGACATGTATCGCACCTGTTTGGTCTGCACCCGGGCCGGCAGTTCAGCATTGCGCAGACGCCGGAGCTGGCGAAAGCCGCCAAGGTGAGCCTACTGGCCAGAGGCGATGCCTCTACTGGCTGGTCGATGGCCTGGAAAATGAATTTCTGGGCACGCCTGCACGATGGGGAACATGCTTACCTCATCCTAAAGAACTTCATTACGCCTGTGGGCGGAGGCGGGGTCGACTACAACGAAGGCGGCGGTATATACGCCAACCTCTTCTGCGCGCATCCGCCCTTTCAGATTGATGGCAACTTTGGCTATACCGCAGGCGTAGCCGAAATGCTTGTACAAAGTCAGACGGGCAGCATCGAAATACTCCCTGCCCTGCCCTCAGCCTGGAAGAACGGGCGGGTACAGGGGCTTCGCACACGAGGAAACTTCGAGATTACAGATATGGCGTGGAGAGATGGGCAAGTTACCAGCCTTAAGATAACGGCCGGTTCCGCAGGAGAATGCAGAATATCGGGTGGTGGACTGAACCTCAGCTTCCAGGCAAAGGCTGGAAAAACCTATACTTTTCGTCCTGAAAACAATCGCTGATTTTCTTTGTTGCTTGTAAAAAACACAAACACATGGAGGAATTTAGCATTGAGGTTGCGGATGGCGACCGCGAATTATTTTACGATGTAGTGGCCTTAGGCAGCAGTATGTACGACGTTTATCTGAACGGCACCAAGGTTGGCACCGTTCAGTTAGACGATAAAAATCATGATCATTGCGAATCTGTGAATTGCCAGATCGATCTGCCGCTGCTCCACAAAATACGCAATGGCATACAGCTCTATGAAACAATCAACGATTAAGCTTTTCCGGTCTTATAAAACTTAAACCCGAAAAGGAAGATGATCAGATAGCATATGATCGGCGTATAGTAGGCGTTGGCCACACCATAATGATCGGCCACAAAGCCCATAAGTAAAGGATAAAACGCACCGCCCACAACGCCCATAGAGAGGAATGATGAAGCGCGCTGGGTGTGGTGGCCCAGGTTTTTAAGTCCCAGACTAAATATGGTAGGGAACATAATACTGAAGAAGAAGTTGATCAGGATAAGCGCAACAAATGACACCATACCAAGGCTCTGCGCTACGATAATACACATCAATATATTACCGAGGGCAAAAGTGGCAAGAAGCCTGTTTGGTGCGACAAATCGCATCAGTGTGGTACCCACCACCCGGCCTAACAGCATAGCCCCCATGAACAGTCCGCCCATGAGATAAGAGGATTTTGAGTGACTGAATCCGACGATCTCCTCAGCGTAATTGATAAAGAAGGCCCAGGTGGCTGCCTGTGCGGCCACATTGAAGAACTGCGCTATAGCTGCCCACACAAAATGCCTGTGCTGAAATAGCTTTTTACCAGGCGCTATATCAACGTTTACCGCCTCAGGATCTACAGCCTCGGCAGCATGCGGATCGGTAAGTGGCGGCACCTTCACAAACGAGAAAGCAATGGCCACAAGCAGAATCACCGTACCTATTACCGCATAAAGTGTTTTTACAGAGGTCAGGTCAGAACTACCCTCCACATGGCTGGCCAGCAAAAAGTAGCCACCTATGGTTGGTCCGAGCATCGTTCCCACCGCATTAAAGGTCTGCGCAAAGTTAATCCGCAGGTCGCTCGTCCGCTGATCGCCCAATGCCGCTACAAAAGGGTGCGCCACCGTTTCCAGTGTCGATAATCCGCAGCCTACGATAAATAAGGCGATCCCGAAAAACGGGAAAGAAAACAAATTGGCCGCAGGAATGAAAAGCAAAGCGCCCGCTGCAAAAAGCGAGAGCCCGAGCAGAACCCCCTTCTTATAGCCGAAACGTTTCATGAATAATCCAGCCGGAATACCCATGACACCGTACGCGCCGAAAACGGCAAACTGCACAAAGCCCGACTGCATACGCGAGAGACTCATCGTGTTCTGGAAGTGCTTATTCAATACATCTGCCATAGAGATGGCAATACCCCAAAACAAAAAGAGTGAGGTTACAAAAACAATAATTACAAGGAATCTCTTTTCCGTGAATAGTGGTTTGTCGGTCATATCTGGTTAAATTGTAGGCTGAATATACATAACTTCTCGCTGTATATCTGTAACAATTTAATTTGAAAAATTGTACCGGAGCCCAAAGGCCTGCTGGTTATCAACAACACCCTCCACGAAATGAAATGAAAGGGCGAACATGCCTTCTATACCTTTATAGATCTTTGGCCGCCAGATCAAATCAGTGCGGTTATACTGTTTAGCCGTATAAAACTGGTCGCCATACCTGATATTATGCCCCTCCCCGGTGTAAAAAGAGTTGATGATGCCGAACGACTTATACTCGGCCTGTGCCTCGAGCAACAGCCCTTTGGGCGTTTGCCAGCCGCCTATAGTTCGCAAGCGCTCAAATGACATTAGTCCCCCAACGTTAAGTACAAGCGAGTCTAGGAAAGTTTTGCGCGACAAATCCATCCCTGCCTTTACGAGCAATGCGCCATTGTCTTCAATATGATCGCCAGGAATTTCAACGGCAGGGCCTGCGTCATGCAGCATCATCGCATAATGCGATATAAAGAAGACCCCGGTTTTGTATTGGCCCGACAAGCCAAAGATGAAATTCTCCCGGTCGGTAGCCGTTTGCCTGCTTGTCCAGTCTATCCAAAGCACTTGCCGCCACTTGCTGTTCTCATACTTCAGGAGCATACCCTCCACATTTGGCCGATAGTAATTAAAGGTATCTTTAAGCACCGCTCTGGGATAGTCAGACACCAACCCATGCCGGGGAAACATTCCCATATAAAAATTCCAGTCGCTCTTTTTAAATTCATAATAGGCTACCGGGTCTATTTTATCGGTAAACCTGGAAGAACCGAATTCGTGCAGGGCATTGAATCCGGCACGCAGATGGTGTACACTGTCCAGCAAAACCCCAATCTCCGGCGAGAAACGAAGACCGAATATGGTTTGTGGGTAACGGCCGGATTTAGCATATTCCCGGTTGTCAGCAAATGTATGCAGGTTAAAATTATATTCCAGCTTCTGGGCACTGGCAGCGTGCACCGCAAGTGTAAAAAAGAAAGCCAAAAGGCATCGTAGGCGGATGTACATAAATGTATCGTCAATAAGGCCGTAAAAATAGAAATAAAATGAACTAATAAAGTCCTGCGCTGTTATTATACTACCAATGCAACCGTTAAATTGATCAGACATGAACACCCAGCAAAAAACAAAGAAGGCTGAACAGAAGGAACAGAAAAACCCTAAAGGCCCCGAACCGGAAAATAACACCTCAGCTAAAGACGCTAAAAAAGTAACAACAAAAAAGGAGTCCAAATAATCGGGCTCCTTTTTTCTGATAATTCATTCAAGATTTCTTCTTCGGCACTTTGGCGCCCTCCTCACGTGCTTCGGATAACCCGATAGCCACGGCCTGTTTTTTGGACGTGACCTTCTTACCACTGCCCGACTTCAGTTTACCTTCTTTCATTTCATGCATCGTTTCTTCTACTTTTTCTGATGCTTTTTTAGAATACTTTGCCATAACCTGGTGTTTTAATGGCTTAACACGCAGGCAGACAGCTTTGTTTGGGATTACTTGGTACCGAATACCTTATCCCACAAATTGGAGGTTACACCGTACTTAGTGTTTGGATCGCTATAGTGATGCAGCATATGCTGCTGCTTCAGCTTCTTCCAGGCTCCGCTTTTGAACTGGGCATGGTGCAGCATATAATGCGTCATATCGTAAAAAAGATAACCCACTATGAAACCGGCAAAAAAACCATCCAGCATATCGTCCGGAAGCGTCCATTTAAAGAGAAAGTAAAACAGCGTGGCTAGCGGAATACTTGCCGAAGGCGGCATCACGAGGCGTTTAGCATCGTTAGGGTAATCATGATGAACCCCGTGAAAGATAAAATGAATGCGTTTGCCCCACTCCGACGCCGGATAGAAATGAAAGACGAACCTGTGCATAACATATTCCGTCAGCGTCCATACAAAAAGCCCGAGAATCAGATGAAACGCAAAGGCAGCAAATCCGCTCTCCGCAACAGAAAGCCAGGAAAAATAAAGGATCACCGGCACAAAAACGATGAGCGGCACGTAGAAAGGAACCTTCGAAAGACTTTCTAAGAGCGGACTCTTGAACATCCTGATAGACTCCCTCGAGTTGGAAATAAAATTCTTCTTCATTACTTATAATTTAAGCACCTGAAACGGGGAACTAAAATACGTGTTTTCTCAAACCTTTACACCGCCCGTAAAGCATTTCTTATCCTATATCAAGATTTTTAACATTCGGCCGACTTAATTTTGTATCAACAGTTTAAAAAACAACATTAATCACAATCGCCATGGCACAATCTATCTTACATTTGGCAGCATCGAGAGACACATCTGATTTCGGATGGCTTAAAAGCGCTCATACTTTTAGCTTTGGTAAACATTACAATCCTGAGCGCATCAACTTCGGCGCCTTGCGCGTTCTTAACGACGATACCGTTAGCGGTGGCATGGGCTTTGGCGAGCACCCGCACGACAACATGGAAATCATTTCCATCCCGCTGAGCGGCGCACTAAAGCATGAAGACAGCATGGGCAATGTAGCCATTATAGAGGAAGGCGAGATCCAAGTCATGAGCGCCGGGACAGGGATTTATCACAAGGAGTTCAATAAAAACCACCAGGAGACGGTTCAATTTCTGCAGATATGGCTGTTTCCAAATCAGCGGAACGTAACGCCAAGATATCAGCAGCTAAAATATAGTGAGCGTTTAACACCTAATACATTTACCCAGGTATTATCACCCGATGCAAATGATGAGGGGGTCTGGATACATCAGAACGCCTGGTTTAACATCGGAAAGTTCGATGCTGAAACGACGGTTAGTTACCCGCTAAAAAACAAAGACAATGGCTTATATGTATTTGTCATCAACGGGTCGACTATAGTTGAGGGCCAGGAACTTCATGCCAGAGACGGCTACGGTGTTTGGGAAACGGAAAACATCTCGATCACCGCAAGCGCAGGAGCTGAAATTCTTTTGATGGAAGTACCTATGAACTTTTAATGCTATATTTATAATGACTTAATTGTTTTTATAAGGTTATGCAAAAACAAATCCTTGTAGTATCTACTGAGCATGAAATACTCGAAACCATTATCAGACTGATCAACAGCAATCCGAACATGCATGGTACGGGCATTAATACGGTCGACCAGGCCCTTACCATGTTCCGTTCGGCAGCGTACGACCTGGTGCTGATCGGTGCCGGGCTCAGCAAAGAAGAAGAACAGGAACTGGTTACCACGATTGAGCGCTCGCGCAATCGCGTTCCTGTCGTGTTTCACTATGGCGGCGGCAGCGGGCTGTTGTTTACGGAGATCTACGGGGCTTTGGGAAAGGTTTAGTATATTAGCTAAACAATCAAATTTTCGCAATCATGATCAGGTTTATATTAACGCTTCTCCTGCTATCGTCAGCCATTTTTACGGGTATGGCACAGCAAACCTTTACCATTTCCGGATTTGTAAAAAACAGCAAAGGGGAACCGATAGAAGCTGCCACTGTATTTATAGATGGTTCTCAAAGTATCACACGGTCGGGCAAAGACGGCGGCTTTGCATTCAAAAACCTATTTCCCGGCACTTATCAGGTGGTGGTTAATATGATGGGTTACCAGCCTGTGAAGCAAAGCACCAACATCCAGACGATTTCGCCTGTACTTGACATACGCATGGCCGATAAGGCAATAATCCTTAAAGAGGTCGTCATCGGAAATAACGCTGCCCGGGAAAAGTTTATGAAGATATTCATCAAGAACTTCATCGGAGAGTCGGGCAATGCCAAACAGTGTAAACTGGTTAATCCGCAGATCATCGATTTCAGCACGAACAAAAAAATTATTGAGGGCGTAACGGATGACTTTCTGATTATCGACAACCAGAGCTTAGGCTATCGAATCAAATATCTGTTGCGGCACTTCCGTTTTAACCAGGCTACGGGTACTACAAGCTACGACGGTCAGTGTATTTTTGAAGAACTGGAGGGCAGCGAAGCACAAAAGGCAGTCTGGCAGGAAAACAGGAAGCTAGCTTACGAAGGTTCGCTCATGCACTATTTCCGGGCTTTTTATAATAATCAACTCCGAGAAGAGGGCTTTCTCACCTACTCTATTAAGAACGGGGTTAATCCGATGCAGATTGACCCACGACCGGTTTTGCTTGACCAAATTGCTTACCGGGCTGACAGCACTTTCGTAACCATTGAACTGCCGAGTAGGATGTATACTGTTTTCGACCGCAAAAAAGCCGCATCCGCAGACCGGAACATGGATAAGGAAAGCCTCGAGCAATACATGGAAAAGACGGGGTCGATTATGAAACCCTATTTAAAACAGGCGAAGATCGATGCAAAAGGCAGCTATGTAGATTATCGGAGTTTTTTGATCAGCGGTTTTTGGGGACGCAAGCGTATTGGCGACCAGTTACCTTATGAGTATCAACCGGAGTAAAAACAAAAATCCTCAAAGTGGTTGTTACACACACCTTGAGGATTAAATTACAAAATATTGCTAAACCTGGTCTAAAGGCTTACTTGAACAGAGCTACTTCACCGAACTGGATCGCACCCCCGCCGAAGTTCTCATTGATATTTAAGCGGTAGTATTTGAAAGATCCAGGGTTGCTAACCGCAAAGTAGAACTTCTTCCAGTCCAGACCGGCGTCTGTATTTGGAAAGCCCCTTTCCAGTAACTGGTCTGTCCAGTGTTTCTCCATAGAACGCGAATCAACAATTGTCCAGTTCTCGCCATCATTAGATCCTTCCATAGTCCAGATTTTCGGGTCTCTTTCTGGCGAATCGTTTCCGTTACCGATGCTATAGAATTTCAAGGTCTGAGCGCTCGAGAATTCCATAGTTACATTCCACTCTTTATCTGCCGCCCAACCAATCAGAAACTTGTTGTCGTCTTTTTTATCGAACAACTTTGTTGCGTTCTCATTGGCATTACCGGTATTGTCTTCTGTTACGGTATACCCTACCATCGCGTCCATAAAATTGGTCACGATACCTTCAGTACTGGCATCTTTGGTAATGATTGCAACAGAACCCTTTTTTGTGGTCAGCTGGATTCTAGCCGGAACAATTACCCCGGTAGGCACCTTATACAGGGGCTCCAAATCGTCAGAAATAAACGTTTTAGTTGTTGGCGTCGAAGTATCGGTGAACCTCCACTCAATAGATTCAATATCTAAATCCGTTTGCGCCTTGAAAGCCAGCTCATTCGGTGTACCGGTTTTCGTAGCACTGATGCCTAAGATCTCATTCGGGTCAATGGTGATCTCTCTCAAATACTGCGAAGTTTTTCCAGATTCGGAAGTAGCGGTGAGCGTAACCTGAAATGTACCGGTTGTCATGTAAACGTGTTCGGGGTCGTTACTGTAGGCAACACTGTCATCTCCAAAACGCCAGGTCACTTCCTTAAAGTCTGACGAGTTGTTGGTAAACTTCCAGGTAAATGGGTCATCTCCTGGTTCTACTGCGAAGTCAACGACGGGCCGGGTCCCTTCGTCTTCGACGACTTCGACTGGTGTATCTTTAGAGCAGGCAGCAATTGCTGTCGCAAAAAAGATAAACATCAGCGGTTTAACTAATTTTTTCATTGCGTTGTTTTTTTTTAATGTATTAACAAAAATAGCGCTAAAAACCACCAGATGTGCGAGTGTAATCAAAATGTGATACAACGAAAAAGGGTGCCTTTTCAGGCACCCTTTCAAGAATATTCCATTGTAATAACGTTGGGCTATTACTTGAAGAAAATCAATTCACCAAACTGAATCAGACCATCACCGAAATTGGCCGTAACGGTCAAGCGGTAATACTTGTATGATCCTGGAGTTGTAACAGGATAATAGAATTTCTTCCACTCTGTACCCGCGTTAGTATTCGGAAACCCTCTGTCAACCAGTTGCTGGTGCCAGTGCTTATCTAAAGTTCTGGTATCAACAAGTGTCCATTTCTCTTTATCATTTGAACCTTCGATTTTCCAGCTCTTAGGCGATCTGCCTGGCGAGTCGTTACCGTTGGCGATACTATAAAACTTCATGGTTTCCGGTCCACCAAACTCCATGGTTACATTCCAGGTTTTTCCGGAAGACCAACCGATCAGAAACTTACCCTTATCGTCATTATTCGGGTCGAACAATTCCTTAGAAGTTTCGTTGGCGTTACTTGTATTATCTTCGGTAACTGTATACGCAACCAGGCTCTTAGTAAAATCGGTAACAATACCCTCAGT
Coding sequences within it:
- a CDS encoding O-succinylhomoserine sulfhydrylase; its protein translation is MQEENFETLAIRLQAERSQYKEHSVPLYLTSSYKFDDAEDMRALFANEKEGNVYSRYANPNTDELIGKMAALEGSETGWATASGMAAIFTTFAAFLKSGDHVLSSRSVFGSTHQLLNNVFSKWGVTYTYADLDKPEQWESGVKPNTRIIFVETPSNPGIDIIDLEWLAGFAKKHNALLVVDNCFATPYLQQPIRLGADISIHSATKFIDGQGRTLGGIILGSKALIKEIEGFARHSGPSMSPFNAWVLSKSLETLAVRMDRHCENALKVAEFLEEHPKIDRVMYPFLKSHPQYEIAKKQMKLGGGIVTLVVSGGAAAASAFMDKLKMFSISANLGDTRSIATHPATSTHSKLTEEERLQVGIEQGTIRLSIGLEHVDDILRDIAQALGQ
- a CDS encoding OsmC family protein translates to MEINLIRKSGKFNFEAQNSGGFSVELDAKTEIGGEGKGFRPMEMLLIGLGGCSGIDMVNILAKQKEELNDIKIAIRAERREEIPSIFETVNIHFDLYGSLSAQKVERALSMTFEKYCSVANILERSAQLKYTYTIHQ
- the ispE gene encoding 4-(cytidine 5'-diphospho)-2-C-methyl-D-erythritol kinase translates to MLAFANAKINLGLNVTGKRPDGYHELQTVFYPVKIYDVVEITDAPETTFESYGIAIPGSQSENICLKAYECLKAHFEIPPQRITLLKNIPVGAGLGGGSSDAAFLMKLVNDKFKLGLTTAQLVEYVRPLGADCAFFIENKPVYATGKGDEFSPVELDLSDRFIVLIQPEIHVSTATAYAGVRPQEPAHALRELIELPLSSWAGHIKNDFETSVFERYPEIEQIKTKLYAAGATFASMSGSGSSVFGLFDHPVSLPELEGQYKVFYNV
- a CDS encoding glycoside hydrolase family 95 protein, which encodes MRYISTLGLLFALLALPFGMRAQVKNKLLTGSDLKLWDSKPAGDWMTEAYPMGNGRIGGMVFGGITSDRIQFNEISLWTGDEQETGAYQAFGDILINLNTQRQGEAQGYRRELDIRNAVQTVSYTLGDTHFKREYFCSFPDSVIAISFTASKKQAYSGTITLKDAHEATAIVSGGQLIIKGKLENGMAYSARLLLKAEGGSVSADRGAKGNAELRFDKVNSFTILMSAATDYSNKRSKNWKGELPEIKLDRIFRKTSEKSFRQIKDRHIRDYQSLFGRFRLDLGSSSADILARPTVQRLSDYKNNPDPQLEALIAQYGRYLLISSSRKGGLPANLQGLWNHSNNPPWRSDYHSNINIQMNYWPAEPTNLSECHIPYLDYINSMREVKKANTQKQYPGVRGWTVKTENNIFGGESFSWNTPGSAWYAQAIWEHYAFTRDTGYLKNFAYPIIKEIAEFWDDHLKRRDNGTLVAPMGWSPEHGPTEDGVSHDQQIVWDLFTNYIEAADVLSADKPYRDRIADMRERLLKPKIGKWGQLQEWETDRDDPNDKHRHVSHLFGLHPGRQFSIAQTPELAKAAKVSLLARGDASTGWSMAWKMNFWARLHDGEHAYLILKNFITPVGGGGVDYNEGGGIYANLFCAHPPFQIDGNFGYTAGVAEMLVQSQTGSIEILPALPSAWKNGRVQGLRTRGNFEITDMAWRDGQVTSLKITAGSAGECRISGGGLNLSFQAKAGKTYTFRPENNR
- a CDS encoding sugar MFS transporter; this translates as MTDKPLFTEKRFLVIIVFVTSLFLFWGIAISMADVLNKHFQNTMSLSRMQSGFVQFAVFGAYGVMGIPAGLFMKRFGYKKGVLLGLSLFAAGALLFIPAANLFSFPFFGIALFIVGCGLSTLETVAHPFVAALGDQRTSDLRINFAQTFNAVGTMLGPTIGGYFLLASHVEGSSDLTSVKTLYAVIGTVILLVAIAFSFVKVPPLTDPHAAEAVDPEAVNVDIAPGKKLFQHRHFVWAAIAQFFNVAAQAATWAFFINYAEEIVGFSHSKSSYLMGGLFMGAMLLGRVVGTTLMRFVAPNRLLATFALGNILMCIIVAQSLGMVSFVALILINFFFSIMFPTIFSLGLKNLGHHTQRASSFLSMGVVGGAFYPLLMGFVADHYGVANAYYTPIICYLIIFLFGFKFYKTGKA
- a CDS encoding DUF6496 domain-containing protein gives rise to the protein MAKYSKKASEKVEETMHEMKEGKLKSGSGKKVTSKKQAVAIGLSEAREEGAKVPKKKS
- a CDS encoding sterol desaturase family protein; this translates as MKKNFISNSRESIRMFKSPLLESLSKVPFYVPLIVFVPVILYFSWLSVAESGFAAFAFHLILGLFVWTLTEYVMHRFVFHFYPASEWGKRIHFIFHGVHHDYPNDAKRLVMPPSASIPLATLFYFLFKWTLPDDMLDGFFAGFIVGYLFYDMTHYMLHHAQFKSGAWKKLKQQHMLHHYSDPNTKYGVTSNLWDKVFGTK
- a CDS encoding pirin family protein, with protein sequence MAQSILHLAASRDTSDFGWLKSAHTFSFGKHYNPERINFGALRVLNDDTVSGGMGFGEHPHDNMEIISIPLSGALKHEDSMGNVAIIEEGEIQVMSAGTGIYHKEFNKNHQETVQFLQIWLFPNQRNVTPRYQQLKYSERLTPNTFTQVLSPDANDEGVWIHQNAWFNIGKFDAETTVSYPLKNKDNGLYVFVINGSTIVEGQELHARDGYGVWETENISITASAGAEILLMEVPMNF
- a CDS encoding carboxypeptidase-like regulatory domain-containing protein; amino-acid sequence: MIRFILTLLLLSSAIFTGMAQQTFTISGFVKNSKGEPIEAATVFIDGSQSITRSGKDGGFAFKNLFPGTYQVVVNMMGYQPVKQSTNIQTISPVLDIRMADKAIILKEVVIGNNAAREKFMKIFIKNFIGESGNAKQCKLVNPQIIDFSTNKKIIEGVTDDFLIIDNQSLGYRIKYLLRHFRFNQATGTTSYDGQCIFEELEGSEAQKAVWQENRKLAYEGSLMHYFRAFYNNQLREEGFLTYSIKNGVNPMQIDPRPVLLDQIAYRADSTFVTIELPSRMYTVFDRKKAASADRNMDKESLEQYMEKTGSIMKPYLKQAKIDAKGSYVDYRSFLISGFWGRKRIGDQLPYEYQPE